The following coding sequences lie in one Primulina huaijiensis isolate GDHJ02 chromosome 2, ASM1229523v2, whole genome shotgun sequence genomic window:
- the LOC140971732 gene encoding probable pectate lyase 4, producing the protein MGNRLGRFSNHRHRQNPNPTIPPYQFGPTSQFGNLSPKHSTPITANSNMGLCLPYGHVDSSLRALAGQAEGFGRFAVGGLNGAVYRVITLADDGPGSLRDGCRKKEPLWIIFEVSGTIELSSYLNVSSYKTIDGRGQSVKLTGKGLRLKECEHVIICNLLFEGGRGHDVDGIQIKPNAKHIWIDRCSLKDYDDGLIDITRESTDITISRCHFANHDKTMLIGADPSHFNDRCIRVTIHHCFFDGTRQRHPRVRFGKVHLYNNYTRNWGIYAVCSSVESQIYSQCNIYEAGQKKVAFKYYTEKAADKVQECTGCIKSEGDFFVPGTQPGLVPLPSETSVFHPSEFYETWTVEAPTADLKHFLQHSSGWRNVPRPADLASS; encoded by the exons ATGGGAAATCGCCTTGGCCGTTTCTCGAATCACAGGCACCGGCAAAACCCAAACCCTACGATTCCCCCATATCAATTTGGCCCCACGTCGCAATTTGGAAATTTATCTCCAAAACACTCGACTCCGATCACTGCGAATTCAAACATGGGTTTGTGTTTACCGTACGGCCACGTGGACTCCAGCTTGCGGGCTCTTGCTGGCCAAGCTGAGGGCTTTGGCCGATTCGCCGTTGGGGGTCTGAACGGCGCTGTTTATCGTGTCATCACTCTCGCAG ATGATGGGCCCGGTTCCCTTCGCGATGGATGTCGTAAAAAAGAGCCTTTGTGGATCATATTTGAAGTTTCAGGCACCATCGAGCTCTCATCTTATTTAAATGTGTCATCTTATAAGACCATTGATGGGCGTGGTCAAAGCGTCAAACTGACTGGGAAAGGTTTGCGGTTAAAGGAGTGTGAACATGTGATTATTTGCAACCTTTTATTCGAAGGAGGAAGGGGACATGATGTAGATGGAATTCAAATTAAACCCAATGCAAAGCATATTTGGATAGATCGTTGCAGCCTCAAGGATTACGATGATGGGCTGATAGATATTACACGAGAGAGCACCGATATTACCATTTCTCG ATGCCATTTTGCGAATCATGATAAGACCATGCTCATTGGTGCGGATCCTTCTCATTTTAATGATAGATGTATTCGGGTCACCATTCACCATTGTTTCTTTGATGGGACTCGACAGCGGCATCCTCGTGTTAGATTTGGGAAAGTACATCTGTACAATAACTATACTAGAAATTGGGGAATATATGCTGTTTGCTCCAGTGTTGAATCACAg ATATACTCTCAGTGCAACATATATGAAGCTGGACAAAAGAAGGTGGCCTTTAAATATTACACCGAAAAG GCAGCTGACAAGGTACAGGAATGTACAGGCTGCATAAAATCGGAAGGTGATTTTTTTGTTCCCGGTACTCAACCAGGCTTGGTGCCTCTCCCAAGTGAAACAAGCGTATTCCATCCTAGCGAATTTTACGAAACATGGACCGTAGAAGCTCCTACTGCTGATCTGAAACATTTTCTCCAACACTCTTCAGGATGGCGAAACGTCCCCCGACCTGCCGACTTGGCGTCTTCATAA